The genomic segment CGACAGCCGTCAAGGCAGCCGGTTCGATCGTGACAGACAACGCTGACAGGTCAGGGTAGGGGTCCCCGTCGACTTCGACCGGCGCTCGTCCGCATGGGGTGATCGACACCTGCTGGCCACGCCAGCGGCGCACCGATCGCGCGCGCCAGAGACGGCCGAGTGCGGCCCACGTGAAGACCTCGACCCAACCCGCGAGACTTCCCGGTGTCAACGCGAGGACATCGAGAGACCCATCGCTGGGATCGATGTCAGGGCCGAGCCGGAAATACGGATGGACCAGGAACGAGCCGTTGGCGACCAGCACGGTACGAGCCGTGACTTCATGACGTGCGCCGTCGATCTCGATCGTGAACGACCAGGGCCCGTCACCGAGATGGCGAAGACCAGGGATCAGGTAGCTCCGCCAGGCGAAGAAGCGCTTGACGCCTGGCGAAGCGTCCGCCACGATCTCCGCATCGATACCGACTCCACCGAGAAAGAGCAGGACGCGATCTGCGGAAATCCGCCCCACATCCAGCCGGCGGTAGCGCACGGGACCGGTCAGCGCATGCGCTGCTCGGATCGGATCGGCCGGCAAGCCGAGCAGCTGTACCACATGGTTCGTCGAACCACCGGGCAGGACACTGAAAGACGAACCGGAACCGGCAACCGCAGCGGCAACGCGACTGGCTGTCCCGTCACCACCGAACGCGACGACGAGGTCGGCACGTCCAGCCGAGCGGCGAGCCAGTGCGTATATCTCCTCCGGCGACCGCCCGATCTCGACGGTGACGGCGAACCGGCGCGCGAGGACTCGTGCAATACGTTCGACAGTGCTGGCGCGCACGCGTCCGGCACCGGCATTCGCGATCAAGGCGAGTGACGGGTGCGCTCTCATGCTGTCGCCGGTGCTCCGATGCGGTAACGGAGGATCGCGCCGATGCCACCGTACGGTTCGAGCTGCGCTCGCAGTTCTGGCTCGGTGATGAAGACGAGATTCGCGTTCTGCCGGTACGCCTCGGCATAGACTTCCGGAACGATGTTCTCGCGCTGGCGCACCGGGCCGCTGCAGAACGCGCACTCGGTTGCCTCGCTCCCGATCGGCTGCAGCGCTCCACAACGGAGGCAGTATCGCCCCGGCGCACGCAACTGATCGTCGACGACGAGTGCGTTCACGTTCTGCATCTGCACCACTTCGACGACACGGTCGAGACCGACGACGGCCATATCCTGGCTCAGCGCTTCGGCCAGGACGAGTTCGACGTAGCGCTGCTTTTCCTGCCGCTGCCACGCAGCGACGATGCGTCGCGTCTCTTCCAGCACTTGCTTGGCGTTCGCTTCCATCAAGCAGTTGAAGGAGCCGACGTAGCGCTCGTGAAGGTACGGGTGCAAGCCATCCACGAAATCGGCCACCACTTCATCCGGCCCAGCAACGACGAGGAATCGGAAGGGATCTTGTTCGAAGAGCTCGAACAGCACTTGCCCGACCCGCTGGAAATGCTGGCGAACATGGTCTTCGATGTGGCGCGCGAAACGTGCTTGCGACCAGCCTCCCTGCCCATGCTGGCCTGGTACCTCTTCGTCCAGGCGAACCGCTACTTCTTGGAAATTCACGAGATGCCCACGGAAGATGCGTGCACGATCGCGGGAGATCAAGCACGTACAGACCGGTTCGAACATCTCGACTACCCGCACGAGCCGGCCGATGACCGGTCGAAAATCGAGATCGACTTCGTTCCCCACTTCGCGCGGCACGTGAAAGACCTGCCAGATGCCAGCCCGGCTACTGGCGAAAAGCGCCACTCCTTGCCCGAACTCGTCACCGTGATCGCGGAAGAACGCACGGATCCGCTCGACGTCCTCGTCGACCGCCTGGCTCTGCGGGCGCGTCAGACCGAGTTGCTCTTTTGCCCGGTCCAGATCGCGAAGCAAATTCTTCAAGCGGATCGAATAGTGATCGTCAGTGATGTGTTCCTTGTCGATGCGCAGATAAAGGCTGATGATCGGCCACTCGTCGCTGCGCAGCGCCCCGAGCCCCTCGACGTCACGTCGTGTGATCTCCACGCTCTACCCTCCCCATACCCGATGGTCGAACTCGCCACTCTTCGCTGTCTTGCTGTCAATCTTCCGTGGCCTCCTCAGGGCCGAACAAACGCTCGACGATGTAGTTCGCAAGCCAGGTTGCCGCGGCTGCGAGCACGAGATTCAACACACCCCGCACGAGATTTCTGACCATCGACCGGCTACCCCTCTTCCGCACGACGACGCTCCAGCCCGCGACGTCCCATTTCGTCAGCAGTCTACCATGCCACCCGGCACCGTTTCGCGCTGCACCCATGACCACGTTAGCGACCGGATCGCTCGCGCGACCACCCGGCCAAGACACCGAGCACGCTGAGCGCCAGTACACCGGACACCAGCACGGCAAACAGGTCAGGGAGAACGGGAAGCGTCCCGACCACCGGTATCGCCGTGAACGGGAAGCCCAGCCACCGGTGGAACGCGGTCAGCGAACCGCTCGGGTCACCCATCACCGCCGCATAGACCCGGAGACACCAGCGCCCGACCAGGAGGGCCCAATAGACCGAGACAGCGAACATCGTCCAGTCGGCCAACCGCGTGGCCAGGCGCCCCCGCCGACGCGTGCGACGAGTTCGGACCGGCATCATCGAGCTGCTCATCCGATTCCCGTGCCTGTTCCTGCCTCCAAAAGGAGCTGAATGGCGTCCCAGATACGCTCAGCGACCTCGTCCTTCGGCAACTCGGGCAACACCTCCGGCGGTTTTCCCGGGCGCAGCAGGAACACCTGGGCCGTATCGGCACCCATCGTCCGCCGAGCATCGTTCAAGACCAGGAGATCGAGACCTTTCCGCTCCAGTTTCTCTCGCGCATGCTCCAGGAGCCGTTCGGTCTCGGCCGCAAAGCCCACTTTGACGAGCCCCGGACGGTGAATGCTCGCCAGAATGTCCTCGGTCGGCTCGAGTTCGAGGACGAGCGATGCCTCCCGCTTCTTGATCTTCTCGCTCGCTGGGGAGCGCGGCCGGAAATCGGCTACCGCAGCGCACATGACGAGGACGTCCGCGCTCGCGGTCATTTCCTGGACAGCGCGGGCCATTTCGGCTGCTGTCTCCACCTCGATCCGCTGCACGCCGTACGGTGCGGAGAGGCACGTCGG from the Thermomicrobium sp. 4228-Ro genome contains:
- a CDS encoding diacylglycerol/lipid kinase family protein encodes the protein MRAHPSLALIANAGAGRVRASTVERIARVLARRFAVTVEIGRSPEEIYALARRSAGRADLVVAFGGDGTASRVAAAVAGSGSSFSVLPGGSTNHVVQLLGLPADPIRAAHALTGPVRYRRLDVGRISADRVLLFLGGVGIDAEIVADASPGVKRFFAWRSYLIPGLRHLGDGPWSFTIEIDGARHEVTARTVLVANGSFLVHPYFRLGPDIDPSDGSLDVLALTPGSLAGWVEVFTWAALGRLWRARSVRRWRGQQVSITPCGRAPVEVDGDPYPDLSALSVTIEPAALTAVVPAFSRGVGEERANRYG
- a CDS encoding Vms1/Ankzf1 family peptidyl-tRNA hydrolase — encoded protein: MEITRRDVEGLGALRSDEWPIISLYLRIDKEHITDDHYSIRLKNLLRDLDRAKEQLGLTRPQSQAVDEDVERIRAFFRDHGDEFGQGVALFASSRAGIWQVFHVPREVGNEVDLDFRPVIGRLVRVVEMFEPVCTCLISRDRARIFRGHLVNFQEVAVRLDEEVPGQHGQGGWSQARFARHIEDHVRQHFQRVGQVLFELFEQDPFRFLVVAGPDEVVADFVDGLHPYLHERYVGSFNCLMEANAKQVLEETRRIVAAWQRQEKQRYVELVLAEALSQDMAVVGLDRVVEVVQMQNVNALVVDDQLRAPGRYCLRCGALQPIGSEATECAFCSGPVRQRENIVPEVYAEAYRQNANLVFITEPELRAQLEPYGGIGAILRYRIGAPATA